The Helianthus annuus cultivar XRQ/B chromosome 16, HanXRQr2.0-SUNRISE, whole genome shotgun sequence genome includes a window with the following:
- the LOC110918325 gene encoding 5'-adenylylsulfate reductase 3, chloroplastic — MALAVTSSSIAISSSSSSSLRAEQVVQLNTTTFQPSDRAHLVSPTILSLSVKRSVVVKALNPESRRNDAIVTSAATTFAPDVMEKSVEVEDFEKLAKDLENSSPLEIMDKALEKYGNDIAIAFSGAEDVALIEYAHLTGRPYRVFSLDTGRLNPETYKFFDAVEKHYNIRIEYMFPDSVEVQALVRTKGLFSFYEDGHQECCRVRKVRPLRRALKGLRAWITGQRKDQSPGTRSQVPVVQVDPVFEGLDGGSGSLVKWNPVANVAGNDIWNFLRTMDVPVNSLHAQGYVSIGCEPCTRAVLPGQHEREGRWWWEDAKAKECGLHKGNIKEESVNANGNDTLHANASVSDIFNSNDILTLTRPGMENLLKMEGRKDPWIVVLYAPWCQFCQAMEASCVELAEKLGGSGMKVGKFRADGDEKAFAQQELQLGSFPTILFFPKHSSRPIKYSSEKRDVDSLMAFVNALR, encoded by the exons ATGGCGTTAGCTGTTACCTCTAGCTCCATTGCAATTTCATCGTCTTCTTCTTCCTCGTTGCGTGCAGAACAAG TGGTTCAGTTGAATACGACGACGTTTCAGCCGTCTGATCGGGCTCATCTGGTATCACCGACGATTTTGAGTTTATCTGTGAAACGATCTGTTGTTGTGAAGGCGTTGAATCCTGAATCTAGGAGGAATGACGCGATTGTTACGTCAGCTGCCACCACTTTTGCTCCAG ATGTGATGGAGAAATCAGTAGAAGTTGAGGACTTTGAAAAATTAGCTAAAGACCTTGAGAATTCTTCCCCACTTGAAATCATGGATAAAGCCCTTGAGAAATATGGCAATGATATTGCCATTGCCTTCAG TGGTGCTGAAGATGTTGCTTTGATTGAGTATGCACACCTCACAGGCCGACCGTATCGCGTATTTAGTCTCGATACCGGGAGATTAAACCCGGAAACATACAAGTTCTTTGACGCGGTCGAAAAACATTACAACATCCGGATCGAATACATGTTCCCAGATTCCGTAGAAGTTCAAGCCTTGGTTAGAACCAAGGGTCTGTTCTCATTTTACGAAGACGGGCATCAAGAATGCTGTCGAGTGAGAAAGGTTAGACCGTTGCGACGCGCTTTGAAGGGGTTACGAGCATGGATCACCGGTCAACGAAAAGACCAGTCACCCGGGACGCGCTCACAAGTCCCCGTGGTTCAAGTAGACCCGGTTTTTGAAGGGTTAGATGGTGGGTCAGGGAGCTTGGTGAAATGGAACCCTGTGGCTAATGTTGCTGGTAATGATATTTGGAACTTCTTACGAACCATGGATGTCCCGGTTAACTCGTTGCATGCTCAAGGGTATGTTTCCATCGGGTGCGAGCCGTGCACCAGGGCCGTGTTGCCCGGTCAACACGAGCGGGAAGGAAGGTGGTGGTGGGAGGATGCGAAGGCGAAGGAATGCGGGTTACATAAAGGAAACATCAAAGAGGAATCGGTTAATGCGAATGGGAATGATACCCTTCATGCTAACGCAAGTGTTTCGGATATCTTTAATAGCAATGACATCTTGACTTTGACCCGACCCGGAATGGAAAACTTGCTCAAAATGGaaggccgaaaagatccatggaTAGTTGTTCTTTATGCACCTTGGTGCCAATTCTGTCAG GCCATGGAAGCCTCTTGTGTTGAATTGGCGGAAAAGTTGGGTGGGAGTGGCATGAAGGTCGGGAAATTTAGGGCGGACGGTGATGAAAAGGCGTTTGCGCAGCAAGAATTGCAGTTAGGGAGTTTTCCGACCATTCTTTTCTTTCCAAAACACTCGTCTAGACCGATCAAGTATTCTTCCGAGAAGAGGGATGTCGATTCGTTGATGGCTTTCGTGAATGCGCTCCGATGA